The Ranitomeya imitator isolate aRanImi1 chromosome 6, aRanImi1.pri, whole genome shotgun sequence genome window below encodes:
- the LOC138643349 gene encoding uncharacterized protein produces MDGVLGRIASLVTDVIFETNRLDIIVREKEEQVRQSILLQQRQQRRLWIHPINELRMTRGIQSTLYLELRQNPDKFYNYVRMRKEHFDYLLELLGDAIMKQDTRMRLAITPAERLMVTLRFLATGESLTSLHYQVRLGISTISGIVKETCRAIWDTLQPEYIPQPTQNIWVTSADLFEKICHFPNCVGAVDGKHIRIAKPAGSRSQYYNYKKYFSIVLMAIADASCRFLAVDIGAYGRSNDSQVFKNSPMGRCLYGDAYDFPPDRPLAGTTEPPMPYLCVGDEAFQLSPHLLKPYGSRELTRTKRVFNYRLTRARRVVECAFGLLTAKWRVLLTAINLHTQTVDEVVKACVVLHNFILSKEPVLVDDEELETTLWDYRSSSARSAGSVTRMRDQFAEYFVSPVGQVPWQDQIM; encoded by the exons atggatggtgtacttgggaggattgcgagtttGGTAACTGATGTTATTTTCGAGACAAATCGCCTGGATATTATAGTGAGGGAGAAGGAGGAACAAGTGAGACAGAGTATTCTTCTTCAGCAACGCCAACAGAGAAGACTATGGATACATCCTATTAATGAACTTCGGATGACACGGGGCATTCAGTCAaccctctatctggagttgcggcagaacccagaCAAATTCTACAACTACGTTCGGATGAGGAAGGAGCATTTCGACTATTTGCTGGAATTACTTGGGGATGCGATCATgaagcaggacacaaggatgaggcttgccatcacaccggcagagcggctcatggtgacactgcg cttcctTGCTACGGGTGAATCCTTGACGTCACTCCATTACCAAGTCCGGCTTGGGATTTCTACTATTTCCGGAATTGTGAAAGAGACTTGTCGGGCGATCTGGGACACTttgcagccggagtatatcccccaACCAACACAGAACATCTGGGTGACAAGCGCCGACCTGTTTGAGAAAATTtgccatttcccaaattgtgttggtgctgttGATGGGAAACATATAcggattgcaaaaccggcaggatctCGATCACAGTACTACaattataagaagtacttctctatcgTCCTAATGGCTATTGCAGATGCCAGCTGCAGATTCCTGGCTGTCGACataggagcctatggccggtccaacgactcccaagttttCAAAAACTCTCCAATGGGACGTTGCTTGTATGGAGATGCATACGATTTCCCGCCAGACAGACCACTCGCAGGAACAACAGAACCACCCATGCCAtacctgtgtgttggtgatgaggctttccaaTTATCGCCACACCTCCTTAAACCATATGGTAGCAGAGAGTTAACCAGAACAAAAAGGGTATTTAATTACCGCCTTACTCGAGCCAGACGTGTGGTCGAGTGTGCCTTTGGATTATTGactgcaaagtggagagttctgctcacTGCCATCAATCTGCACACCcaaacagttgacgaggtggtgaaggcctgtgtggtgctccataactttaTACTTTCAAAGGAACCAGTGTTGGTTGATGatgaagaattggagacaaccttgtgggattaccgcagcagcTCCGCTCGCTCCGCTGGTTCTGTTACAAGAATGAGAGACCAGTTTGCGGAGTATTTCGTGTCGCCTGTTggtcaggttccatggcaagaccaaATTATGTGA